From Falco cherrug isolate bFalChe1 chromosome W unlocalized genomic scaffold, bFalChe1.pri SUPER_W_unloc_1, whole genome shotgun sequence, the proteins below share one genomic window:
- the LOC129734872 gene encoding uncharacterized protein LOC129734872 isoform X2, translating into MVITVLEQKGGHWLSPSRMMKYQIVLTEQDDVILKTTNLVNPAVFLSSIQEEGRLEHDCLATIEYVYSSREDLKDVPLERPDWELYTDGSSFMEQGVRYAGYAEHWRGPFQILLTTFTAIKIAESDAWIHYTRVKKAP; encoded by the exons atggtgataactgtcctagaacagaaaGGGGGACattggctgtcccccagccgaatgatgaaATACCAGATAGTATtgactgaacaagatgatgtgattctaaagacaactaacctggtaaatcctgcagtgtttttaagttccatacaggaagaaggacgactggaacatgattgcttggctaccatcgagtatgtttattccagtcgtgaagatctgaaggatgtgccatTGGAGCGACCAGATTGGGAActgtatactgatggaagcagctttatggaacaaggagtccgatacgccggatatgcg gagcacTGGAGAGGACCCTTCCAGATACTGctaaccacttttacagctatcaaaattgcagaatcggatgcttggatacattatactcgagtgaagaaagcaccgTGA
- the LOC129734872 gene encoding uncharacterized protein LOC129734872 isoform X1, giving the protein MFNFAYQVMIGFWIFFWLVVLVGSWADLVDRNKRQIETEQVIDIPKQMAEENLMVGLIKEFANLQNITQITACLPIPKAVGESIPWGILTMNLTNLEHKNETNYCEQRPVTQWYEQVKVTRKQWKTPGSLADCEKLLNYVFTKIGRFKTVGWCSYDEQFKINVSKSVMEWKCNKTGQSTQLVDQWDSIWSMSIFSHFQYIARISWCFTWDGKVFSVLPWVDDRSTTSGEKENKIVPWWKCEKVYDRSNADLVIQRIPPLAAALKYGCFCRGLKNTLNLTSAFTVRRGTLFSCRKSTIRSPGHLVWALSDGTWTTHLPLDGKVKQITLGMPTLCPI; this is encoded by the coding sequence atgtttaattttgcatatcAGGTTATGATTGgtttttggattttcttttggttggtagtgttggtgggatcatgggctgacttggtggacaggaacaaaagacaaatagaaacagaacaagtgattgacattcccaaacaaatggctgaggaaaatttgatggtaggattgattaaagaatttgccaatttacaaaacatcacgcagatcactgcttgtttgccaataccgaaggcagtaggtgaatctattccatggggaattttaactatgaatttgACTaacctggaacataaaaatgaaaccaattatTGTGAACAGAGGCCAGTGACTCAATGGTATGAGCAAGTGAAAGTCactagaaaacagtggaaaactcCAGGTAGTCTGGCggattgtgaaaaattgttaaattatgtttttaccaaaatagggagatttaagactgtgggatggtgttcttatgatgaacaatttaaaatcaacGTGAGCAAAAGTGTTATGGAATGGAAGTGTAACAAAACTGGCCAGAGCACCCAGTTAGTAGACCAGtgggactctatatggtctatgtccatattttcccattttcagtatatagcaagaatttcttggtgttttacctgggatggaaaggttttttcagtattaccctgggtaGATGATAGGTCAACTAcatcgggagagaaggaaaataaaatagtgccatggtggaaatgtgaaaaagtgtatgatcgtagtaatgcagacttagtaattcaaagaattcctccgttggctgctgctttgaaatatggttgtttttgtcgaggtcttaagaatactctcaatttaaccagcGCCTTTACAGTCAGAagaggaactttgtttagttgtagaaAATCTACTATTcgaagtccaggacatttagtttgggcattaagtgatggaacctggacaacacatttaccattagatggtaaggtgaaacaaattactttaggcatgccaacattgtgtccaatttga